The DNA window CTTCATTCGAGGTAGAAGCATTTTCTTCCGGTACGCGATCCGTTGACATGGGCGGTGGGGAAGGAACTAGGAGCGGGGATAGGGTTGTTTGCGGTGCAGGTTCAGAGGGCGGAACTACTACAGGAGCAGCTTCCAAGATTGGCAGAGGGCTCTCAGACTGAACGGGAGTGGCTGGCGCTGGAGCAGAAACCGAAGGCGCAGTAATAGTAGGAACTACAGCAGGCGTGGGGGTCGGCGGGATGATAGAAGAACTATCGTTAGGCGTTACGGTTGGGGTGGCAGGTAGATTGGGCGTGCTAGGGAAGGTATAGCCAGAGGGGGCTAGTAGTACATCTCCTGACAACACCGCCGTGGATGAATAGGTGTCAACATCCATGTCGTTGGTGATGTAGTAGTGCCCAAGGGTTTGTCCTTCAAAGGATCGGCGGGTAAGACGCCAACCTGGGGCGAGATAAATAGCAACAAATCCAGAGGTTTCACCGGGAGATGTTCTCCCCACTTCCATGGAGGGGGCAAAAAAGTCTTTCGTGGAAGATGCCACCAATGCGAGGTGATCCCCTTCTGGAATCACCCGTAGAGCGTAATCGAGCCCTAGATCTTCGTTCCCCATCCGCAGGGAGTAACCGTTGCTGTCGAGAATGCGACGACAAATGCCAGAGAAATCAAAATCAAGCAGTAAGGGCTGAACGAT is part of the Synechococcales cyanobacterium T60_A2020_003 genome and encodes:
- a CDS encoding DUF3747 domain-containing protein; translation: MQIQHSLQWLSATLLGAGSILGLAHVPPATAQGFDQAEITDPSRIILVASPAGQVGHQLLIVEQLNDERPCWSESGGIVQPLLLDFDFSGICRRILDSNGYSLRMGNEDLGLDYALRVIPEGDHLALVASSTKDFFAPSMEVGRTSPGETSGFVAIYLAPGWRLTRRSFEGQTLGHYYITNDMDVDTYSSTAVLSGDVLLAPSGYTFPSTPNLPATPTVTPNDSSSIIPPTPTPAVVPTITAPSVSAPAPATPVQSESPLPILEAAPVVVPPSEPAPQTTLSPLLVPSPPPMSTDRVPEENASTSNEASPWIEFERQPSEVQTF